The Bacteroidota bacterium genome includes a region encoding these proteins:
- a CDS encoding chemotaxis protein CheB, with protein sequence MKKKRKYEAIVIGVSAGGMAALNTIMPALPKNFSIPILIVQHISPRSENYLVHILNNSCKLKVKEADEKEKIENGKVYLAPPNYHFLVEEDFTISLSTEERVNYARPSINVLFESAAIAYKNSLIGVILTGANNDGSQGLKSIKDYGGYVIVQNPKTAEVESMPKAALKATKTNNVFELEKIAEILISLSQMSK encoded by the coding sequence ATGAAAAAAAAGAGAAAATATGAGGCTATTGTTATTGGTGTTTCAGCCGGAGGCATGGCAGCATTAAATACTATTATGCCTGCTTTGCCAAAAAATTTCTCTATACCAATTCTTATTGTTCAGCACATTAGCCCAAGAAGCGAAAACTATCTTGTGCACATTTTGAATAATTCTTGCAAACTAAAAGTGAAGGAAGCAGACGAAAAAGAAAAAATTGAAAATGGCAAGGTTTATCTTGCTCCACCAAACTATCATTTCTTGGTAGAAGAGGATTTTACAATTTCTTTATCAACAGAAGAAAGGGTAAATTATGCTCGCCCATCGATAAATGTTCTTTTCGAATCGGCAGCTATTGCATACAAAAATTCCCTTATCGGAGTTATCCTCACCGGAGCAAACAACGATGGAAGCCAAGGTTTAAAAAGCATTAAAGATTATGGTGGATATGTGATTGTTCAAAATCCCAAAACTGCCGAAGTTGAGTCAATGCCAAAAGCTGCATTAAAAGCTACTAAAACTAATAATGTTTTCGAGCTTGAAAAAATTGCAGAAATTTTGATAAGCCTCAGCCAGATGAGTAAATAG
- a CDS encoding S46 family peptidase: protein MKKVIILVISFLMTINMSRADEGMWLLSLLNKMNLQTKGLKLSPEQIYSINNSSLKDAVVGLGNEGNPFGFYCTGEIVSGKGLILTNHHCGFSSIQSHSTPEHDYLADGFWARSIEEELINESTTASILIRIEDVTEQIASELKDDMTEKERRKVISEIAGKIEEEATKDTEYGSSVKSMFGGNQFFLFVYETFLDVRLVGAPPSSIGKFGGDTDNWMWPRHTGDFSMFRIYTGPEGKPAKYAKENIPLKPRHSFPISLKGIEENDFAMVMGFPGSTDRYLTSYGISEALDITNPTRIKIRDKKLKIMKEGIDASQKTRIQYAAKYAQTANYWKYFIGQSQGLKRLKVLEQKQELENKIASWINADQKRKEKYGEAIKLIEEAYNLRKEYAKTNAFYGESVFQGAEILLFSYQSKGILKVLENSKDDQAAIDEVLKGMQETTADYFKDYNASIDQKLLAEMMTMFVAEIPVAHQPDMLIEINKKFKGDFDKFAKKVFEKSVFADQARMGAFLKNPKAKQIEKDMAYKLVNSFIKKYMDLRGKQGKFSTTLNKGNRLFIAALLEMDKNNINDYYPNANSTIRLTYGTVGDYIPRDAVHYDYYTTLKGYIEKEDPSTTEFVVPEKLKELYYKKDFGKYAMKNGEMPVCFTTNNDITGGNSGSPVLNADGELIGIAFDGNWEAMSGDIEFEDQLQKCINVDIRYVMFVIDKYAGAKNLIKEMKLVEKKRVPIKHSLPVGM, encoded by the coding sequence ATGAAAAAAGTAATAATTTTAGTTATCAGTTTCTTAATGACAATAAACATGAGTCGCGCCGATGAAGGCATGTGGCTTTTGTCTTTATTAAACAAGATGAATTTGCAAACAAAAGGGCTAAAACTTAGTCCGGAGCAAATTTATAGCATTAATAATTCAAGTTTGAAAGATGCTGTTGTAGGTTTAGGAAATGAAGGAAATCCATTTGGGTTTTATTGTACCGGAGAAATTGTTTCAGGCAAAGGTTTAATACTTACAAACCATCATTGCGGATTCTCAAGTATTCAAAGCCACAGTACTCCCGAACATGATTATCTTGCTGATGGATTTTGGGCACGTTCAATAGAAGAAGAGCTGATAAATGAATCAACAACTGCTTCAATATTAATTAGAATTGAAGATGTTACAGAACAAATTGCTTCTGAGCTAAAAGATGATATGACTGAAAAAGAACGAAGAAAAGTTATTTCTGAAATTGCAGGTAAAATTGAAGAAGAAGCAACTAAAGATACTGAATATGGCTCATCTGTGAAGTCGATGTTTGGTGGAAACCAGTTTTTCCTTTTTGTTTATGAAACATTTTTAGATGTTCGTCTCGTAGGTGCACCTCCTTCATCTATTGGAAAATTTGGTGGCGACACAGATAATTGGATGTGGCCTCGACATACTGGCGATTTTTCAATGTTCAGAATATATACTGGTCCTGAAGGCAAACCTGCAAAATATGCAAAAGAAAATATCCCACTGAAACCGCGACATTCTTTCCCAATTTCATTGAAAGGAATTGAAGAAAACGATTTTGCTATGGTTATGGGTTTCCCTGGTAGCACTGACAGATATCTTACATCTTATGGAATTAGTGAAGCATTGGATATTACAAATCCTACAAGAATAAAAATACGAGATAAAAAACTGAAAATAATGAAAGAAGGTATTGATGCCTCTCAAAAAACTCGTATTCAGTATGCTGCAAAATATGCACAAACTGCAAACTATTGGAAATATTTCATTGGACAAAGCCAAGGTTTAAAAAGACTTAAAGTTTTAGAACAAAAACAAGAACTTGAAAACAAAATTGCAAGCTGGATCAATGCCGATCAGAAAAGAAAAGAAAAATATGGTGAAGCAATCAAACTTATTGAAGAAGCATATAATTTGAGAAAGGAATATGCAAAAACCAATGCTTTTTATGGTGAATCTGTTTTTCAAGGAGCAGAAATTTTGCTATTTTCATATCAATCTAAAGGAATCTTGAAAGTTTTAGAAAACTCAAAAGACGATCAGGCTGCAATTGATGAAGTATTAAAGGGAATGCAAGAAACAACTGCAGATTATTTCAAGGACTATAATGCATCAATCGACCAAAAATTGCTTGCCGAAATGATGACAATGTTTGTTGCTGAAATCCCGGTAGCACACCAACCGGATATGCTTATAGAAATAAACAAAAAATTCAAAGGCGATTTCGATAAATTTGCAAAGAAAGTATTCGAGAAGTCAGTTTTTGCAGACCAAGCCAGGATGGGAGCATTCTTGAAGAATCCGAAAGCCAAACAGATTGAAAAAGACATGGCATATAAATTAGTAAATTCCTTTATTAAAAAATATATGGATTTAAGAGGAAAACAAGGAAAATTCTCAACTACATTGAATAAAGGAAATCGTTTGTTTATTGCTGCACTTTTAGAGATGGATAAAAATAATATTAACGATTATTATCCAAACGCAAACTCAACAATTCGTTTGACATACGGAACAGTTGGCGATTATATTCCAAGAGATGCTGTTCATTACGACTATTATACAACTCTGAAAGGTTACATTGAAAAAGAAGACCCGAGTACAACCGAATTTGTAGTTCCTGAAAAACTAAAAGAACTTTACTACAAAAAAGATTTTGGAAAATATGCCATGAAAAATGGCGAAATGCCTGTTTGTTTCACTACAAACAACGACATTACCGGTGGAAATTCTGGAAGTCCGGTTTTAAATGCAGATGGCGAACTTATTGGAATAGCATTCGATGGAAATTGGGAAGCAATGAGTGGTGATATAGAATTTGAAGACCAACTGCAAAAATGTATAAATGTTGATATAAGATATGTTATGTTTGTTATTGACAAATATGCAGGAGCAAAAAATTTAATCAAAGAGATGAAGTTAGTTGAGAAGAAACGAGTTCCAATTAAGCATAGTCTTCCGGTAGGAATGTAA
- the rnhA gene encoding ribonuclease HI produces MPEIVIYTDGAARGNPGPGGYGIVLKSGKHRKELSQGFKHTTNNRMELLAVIVALEQLKVEKSKVKIYTDSRYVVDAVEKSWVFQWEKKRFKNKKNPDLWQRFLEIYPKHNVKFFWVKGHSNNVENEKCDRLAVEASYKADLLEDIGYINSQSPDANLKLGI; encoded by the coding sequence ATGCCTGAAATTGTAATATATACCGATGGAGCAGCAAGAGGAAATCCTGGCCCCGGAGGCTACGGTATAGTTTTAAAATCGGGAAAACACCGAAAAGAATTGTCGCAGGGATTTAAACATACAACTAACAATCGCATGGAATTGTTGGCTGTGATAGTAGCTCTCGAACAATTAAAAGTTGAAAAAAGCAAGGTAAAGATATATACCGATTCAAGATATGTTGTCGATGCTGTAGAAAAAAGTTGGGTTTTTCAGTGGGAAAAAAAACGATTCAAGAACAAAAAAAATCCAGACCTTTGGCAAAGATTTTTAGAAATTTATCCAAAACACAATGTTAAATTCTTTTGGGTGAAAGGACATTCTAATAATGTTGAAAATGAAAAATGCGACAGATTGGCTGTGGAGGCATCATACAAAGCTGACTTGCTTGAAGATATAGGATATATAAATTCTCAATCACCAGACGCAAATTTGAAATTAGGAATTTGA
- a CDS encoding MarC family protein has product MKINFVEIFAAFMVLFAVIDIIGSIPIILGIKEKSGEIKSEKASITAFIIMFLFLFIGEPLLNIFGVDISSFAIAGAIVLFLLSMEMVLGIELFKNDESGGNSIVPIAFPLVAGAGSITSLLSLKAEYQTINIAIALTLNLILVYVVLKSTKWFERILGKEGIHILRKVFGIILLAIAIKLFISNTGINISN; this is encoded by the coding sequence ATGAAAATAAATTTTGTAGAAATATTTGCTGCATTTATGGTGCTTTTTGCAGTAATAGACATTATTGGTTCAATACCAATTATTCTTGGAATAAAAGAAAAAAGTGGAGAAATTAAATCTGAAAAAGCTAGCATTACAGCTTTCATAATAATGTTTTTATTCTTATTCATCGGCGAGCCACTATTAAATATTTTTGGAGTAGATATATCTTCATTTGCAATAGCCGGTGCCATAGTTTTATTTTTGCTATCTATGGAAATGGTTCTTGGAATAGAACTATTCAAAAATGATGAAAGTGGAGGAAATTCTATAGTCCCAATAGCTTTCCCTTTGGTGGCAGGAGCTGGTTCAATAACATCTCTGCTTTCGCTTAAAGCTGAGTATCAGACAATTAATATTGCTATTGCCCTTACTCTAAATTTAATTTTGGTTTATGTAGTTTTAAAATCGACCAAATGGTTTGAGAGAATTCTCGGAAAAGAAGGAATACACATTTTGCGTAAGGTTTTTGGGATAATTCTGTTGGCAATTGCAATTAAACTCTTTATTTCAAATACAGGCATCAATATTTCAAATTAG
- a CDS encoding shikimate dehydrogenase, which yields MKTYGLIGKNLSHSFSKPFFEKKFENESIIDSEYLNFTLSKIEELPNLISSLPDLCGLNVTIPYKEEVIKYLDKLDQTALEIGAVNTIKIHRTKNRTELVGFNTDIFGFENSIKSHINSKIKKALVLGMGGAAKSVAYVLKKFSIDIIFVSRNANSKNCISFENLSQEDIQKSQLIINTTPIGMFPDCENFLKIPYQFIGKEQLVFDLIYNPSETMFLKFSKQNKAKTINGLKMLELQAEESWKIFQQPLEKNYTFGK from the coding sequence ATGAAAACATATGGACTAATTGGGAAAAACTTAAGTCATTCATTTTCGAAACCATTTTTTGAAAAGAAATTTGAAAATGAAAGTATCATAGACTCGGAATATCTAAATTTCACCTTATCAAAAATTGAAGAATTACCCAATTTAATTTCATCATTACCAGATTTATGCGGACTAAATGTAACAATCCCTTACAAGGAAGAGGTTATTAAATATCTTGACAAACTCGACCAAACTGCCTTAGAAATTGGTGCAGTTAATACAATAAAAATCCACAGAACTAAAAACAGAACTGAACTGGTAGGATTTAATACCGACATTTTTGGATTTGAAAATTCTATAAAATCACATATAAATTCTAAAATAAAAAAGGCACTTGTTTTAGGTATGGGAGGTGCTGCAAAATCGGTTGCTTATGTTTTAAAAAAGTTTTCTATTGATATTATATTTGTTTCAAGAAATGCGAATTCGAAAAATTGTATTTCTTTTGAAAATTTATCGCAAGAAGATATTCAGAAATCGCAACTAATTATCAATACAACACCTATTGGAATGTTCCCGGATTGTGAGAATTTTCTGAAAATTCCATATCAATTTATAGGGAAAGAGCAGCTTGTTTTTGATTTAATTTACAATCCTTCGGAAACAATGTTTTTGAAATTTAGCAAACAAAATAAAGCAAAAACAATTAATGGTCTGAAAATGTTGGAACTACAAGCTGAAGAATCTTGGAAAATATTTCAACAACCATTAGAAAAAAATTATACTTTTGGTAAATAA
- a CDS encoding alpha/beta hydrolase — protein MKKYGNEPFKLALIHGGPGAAGYMMGIGKILSKKIGIIEPFQTETSIDKLVLELRRSIENYCKIPVILLGHSWGAWLSMIFAAQFPKYVEKLILVSTGPFEKKYMNTTQHIRFSRLSPKDKTVIFMLQEEILRSSNPDSVFLKIGKILSKTDTFSAISTENEIGEIDYNIFKNVWAEANNLRLKGELIEYIKKIKCPVSAIHGSYDPHPAIGVKDPLSKYLNDFQFYELEKCGHYPWNEKFAVDEFFEILGKEIP, from the coding sequence TTGAAAAAGTATGGGAATGAGCCATTTAAACTGGCATTAATTCATGGTGGGCCTGGTGCAGCCGGATATATGATGGGAATTGGTAAAATTCTCTCGAAAAAAATCGGAATTATTGAACCTTTTCAAACCGAAACTTCTATTGATAAATTAGTTTTAGAACTTCGTAGATCTATCGAAAATTATTGTAAGATTCCTGTAATTTTGCTTGGACATTCGTGGGGAGCATGGCTGTCGATGATTTTTGCAGCACAATTTCCGAAATATGTTGAGAAGCTAATTTTGGTAAGCACCGGGCCTTTCGAGAAAAAATACATGAACACTACTCAACATATCAGGTTTTCAAGGCTTTCGCCGAAAGATAAAACTGTGATTTTCATGCTTCAGGAAGAAATATTGAGAAGCTCAAATCCTGATTCTGTTTTTCTGAAAATTGGGAAAATCCTATCGAAGACCGATACATTTTCTGCAATTTCTACCGAAAATGAAATCGGCGAAATTGATTACAATATCTTCAAAAATGTGTGGGCAGAAGCCAACAATTTGCGATTGAAAGGTGAATTGATAGAATATATCAAAAAAATAAAATGTCCGGTTTCTGCAATTCACGGAAGTTATGACCCACATCCGGCAATAGGGGTTAAAGATCCACTTTCAAAATATTTAAACGATTTTCAGTTCTATGAATTAGAAAAATGTGGGCATTATCCTTGGAACGAAAAGTTTGCGGTGGATGAGTTTTTTGAGATTTTGGGGAAGGAAATTCCTTAA
- a CDS encoding adenosine kinase — MKKVLGMGNALVDIMTSLNNDELLEQLNLAKGSMQLADKEFINRVVSCTQNLEKRQSSGGSAANTIHGLAKLGVETGFVGKIGNDNFGNFFKEDLENSGINPKLYKSQNESGIAIALVSPDSERTFATFLGAAIELSADDIKKETFEGFDYFHIEGYLVQNHDLLNKAVKLAKENNLIVSIDMASFNVVEENLEFLKSLVKNYVDIVFANEEEAKAFTGKEPKDAVNEISEYCDIAIVKIGKHGSLIKTKNETYKIDVIEANSIDTTGAGDLYAAGFLYGLINNFAMQKCGNFGSILSGKVIEVIGAKMNNQKWKDIKELIENA, encoded by the coding sequence ATGAAAAAGGTTTTAGGAATGGGCAATGCCCTTGTAGATATTATGACATCTCTGAATAATGACGAACTTTTAGAGCAATTGAATTTGGCAAAAGGCTCAATGCAACTTGCCGACAAAGAATTTATTAATAGAGTTGTAAGTTGCACACAAAACTTGGAAAAGAGGCAATCATCAGGTGGTTCTGCAGCCAACACTATTCATGGTTTGGCTAAACTTGGCGTTGAAACAGGATTTGTTGGAAAAATTGGAAACGACAATTTTGGTAATTTTTTCAAAGAAGATTTAGAGAACAGTGGAATTAATCCAAAACTATATAAAAGTCAAAACGAGTCGGGAATTGCAATTGCTTTAGTTAGTCCCGATTCTGAGCGGACTTTTGCAACTTTTCTTGGAGCAGCTATTGAACTTTCTGCCGATGATATCAAAAAGGAGACTTTCGAAGGATTCGATTATTTTCATATCGAAGGATATTTGGTGCAAAATCACGATTTGTTGAACAAAGCTGTGAAACTTGCAAAAGAGAATAATCTGATTGTTTCTATTGACATGGCAAGCTTTAATGTTGTAGAAGAAAATTTGGAATTCCTAAAATCTCTGGTAAAAAATTATGTTGATATTGTTTTTGCAAACGAAGAAGAAGCAAAAGCTTTTACCGGTAAAGAGCCAAAAGATGCAGTGAATGAAATTTCAGAATATTGCGATATTGCCATCGTAAAAATTGGGAAACATGGCTCGCTAATAAAAACAAAAAATGAAACATATAAAATTGATGTAATCGAAGCAAACAGTATCGACACAACAGGCGCAGGTGACCTTTACGCTGCAGGTTTTTTATATGGATTAATCAACAATTTCGCTATGCAAAAATGCGGAAATTTTGGATCAATTCTTTCGGGAAAGGTTATTGAAGTTATAGGAGCAAAAATGAATAATCAAAAATGGAAAGATATTAAAGAGTTAATCGAGAACGCATAA
- a CDS encoding MATE family efflux transporter: MVLEMIMESIFAVVDIKFVSELGADAVATVGITESLITIIYAISVGLSMATTALVSRRIGEKKNRDASIAAFQAILLGILFSSIIAIPGVIFSKQILELMGASTEIVENMSGYATIMLGGNGIIMLLFIINAIFRSSGDAAISMRVLWLANILNLILDPLLIFGIGPFPELGVKGAAIATNIGRGTAVIFQFYLLFSGKHRIKLDLSILKIDFKVIRKLIKISYGGIFQYLIATSSWIGLVRIISIFGSEIVAGYTIAIRIIIFSLLPSWGISNAAATLVGQNLGANKPDRAEKSVWITGKINMIIMGIMGIIFVIFPDFFVKLFIDDPVVVSSGSSCLRIVSFGFIAYGLGMVLANAFNGAGDTITPTKINFISFWIIEIPIAYILSLPFGMREEGVFLSIIIAEIVMTILAAYLFKQGKWKLKIV, from the coding sequence ATGGTTCTTGAAATGATCATGGAATCGATATTTGCAGTTGTTGATATTAAATTTGTATCCGAACTTGGTGCCGATGCAGTTGCCACTGTTGGCATAACCGAATCATTAATTACAATTATTTATGCAATCAGTGTTGGGCTGAGCATGGCAACTACAGCTCTGGTTTCACGCCGTATAGGCGAAAAAAAGAACAGAGATGCGTCAATTGCAGCCTTTCAAGCAATTTTACTTGGAATTTTGTTTTCTTCTATCATAGCAATTCCCGGTGTAATTTTCTCGAAGCAAATTCTAGAATTGATGGGAGCAAGCACAGAAATTGTTGAAAACATGTCGGGATATGCCACCATTATGCTTGGTGGAAATGGAATAATAATGCTCTTGTTCATTATTAATGCAATTTTCCGAAGTTCCGGCGATGCAGCAATATCTATGCGAGTTTTGTGGCTGGCAAATATTTTGAATTTAATATTAGATCCACTTTTGATTTTTGGCATTGGTCCGTTCCCTGAACTTGGAGTTAAAGGAGCTGCAATTGCTACAAATATTGGGAGAGGAACGGCAGTAATTTTTCAGTTTTATCTACTTTTTAGTGGGAAGCACAGAATCAAACTTGACTTGTCAATTTTAAAAATAGATTTTAAAGTTATACGCAAACTTATTAAGATTTCCTATGGAGGTATTTTTCAATATCTTATTGCAACTTCGAGCTGGATAGGCTTAGTAAGAATAATTTCTATTTTCGGAAGCGAAATTGTTGCCGGCTACACTATTGCAATCAGAATAATAATATTTTCATTACTTCCCTCATGGGGAATTAGCAATGCTGCTGCTACACTTGTTGGCCAAAATCTTGGAGCAAACAAACCAGACAGAGCAGAAAAATCGGTTTGGATAACTGGAAAAATAAACATGATTATTATGGGGATAATGGGGATTATTTTTGTGATTTTTCCTGATTTTTTCGTAAAACTATTTATTGATGATCCTGTAGTGGTCTCAAGTGGTTCGTCATGTTTACGAATTGTGAGTTTCGGATTTATAGCCTATGGACTTGGAATGGTTCTCGCAAATGCCTTTAATGGAGCCGGCGACACAATTACACCAACAAAAATCAATTTCATTAGCTTTTGGATAATTGAAATTCCAATAGCTTACATACTTTCTTTACCATTTGGCATGAGAGAAGAAGGGGTGTTTTTATCAATAATAATTGCCGAAATTGTAATGACAATTTTAGCCGCCTATTTATTTAAACAAGGCAAATGGAAATTGAAAATAGTGTGA
- a CDS encoding protein-glutamate O-methyltransferase CheR — MTLEKLENEKIEINLLLEAIFLKYGYDFRNYGKAHIRRRIMHRLSISGIPNVFELLKKVLYDVAFFNKFLMDFSINVTEMFRDPLFYKSVRKEVIPILKTYPFLKIWHAGCSSGEEVYSMAILLQEEGLLEKTQIYATDFNQSILQKAKDGIYPIKYLKEYTSNYQNAGGLASFSDYYNANYDSAIFHNSLKKNIVFADHNLVFDGVFGEMNMIVCRNVLIYFDKVLQNKVIKLFKESLIPGGVLCLGSKESLKFSEQYYSFEPLFEKEKIYRKVYKK, encoded by the coding sequence ATGACTCTTGAGAAATTGGAAAATGAAAAAATTGAGATTAACTTACTTTTAGAAGCCATTTTTCTAAAATATGGTTACGATTTCAGAAATTATGGAAAAGCTCATATCCGCCGGAGGATAATGCACAGGTTGTCGATATCAGGAATCCCAAACGTATTTGAGTTGTTAAAGAAAGTTTTATATGATGTGGCTTTTTTCAATAAGTTTCTAATGGATTTTTCGATAAATGTTACAGAAATGTTTCGAGATCCTCTGTTTTATAAATCAGTTCGTAAAGAAGTGATTCCTATTTTGAAAACATACCCTTTTCTGAAAATTTGGCATGCAGGATGTTCGTCGGGGGAGGAGGTATATTCCATGGCAATTTTGTTGCAAGAAGAAGGATTGTTAGAAAAAACACAAATTTATGCTACCGATTTCAACCAGTCTATTTTACAAAAAGCAAAAGACGGCATTTACCCAATCAAATATTTGAAAGAATATACATCAAATTATCAAAATGCTGGGGGTTTGGCTTCATTTTCAGATTATTATAATGCTAATTACGATTCGGCAATTTTTCATAATTCATTGAAAAAGAATATTGTTTTTGCAGATCATAATTTAGTTTTCGATGGAGTGTTCGGCGAAATGAATATGATAGTTTGCAGAAATGTTCTCATATATTTCGATAAAGTTTTGCAAAATAAAGTTATCAAACTTTTTAAAGAAAGCCTAATACCCGGCGGTGTTTTATGCTTAGGATCAAAAGAAAGCCTAAAGTTTTCGGAGCAGTACTATTCTTTCGAACCCTTGTTTGAAAAAGAAAAGATTTATAGAAAAGTTTATAAAAAATAA